A single window of Triplophysa dalaica isolate WHDGS20190420 chromosome 14, ASM1584641v1, whole genome shotgun sequence DNA harbors:
- the LOC130435142 gene encoding P2Y purinoceptor 3, producing the protein MASNLSSSALPSCTYNEDFKRYLLPGVYSLVFIFGLPLNFIIILRIWSCRRALTRTKIYMLNLAVADFLYVCSLPLLIYNYASRDYWPFGDLTCRMVRFQFYSNLHGSIFFLTCISVQRYLGICHPMTPWPKRGGRRLAWIICACVWGSVVVLCAPTFEFAATGVQRNRTVCYDLSVPERSPEYFPYGIALTCVGFILPFLVILVLYCKMAKVLCRPGEARGHSRVEKKTKAVRMIIIVMLVFAISFLPFHITKTLYLLVRTFPTASCELRNLLSVVYKSTRPFASMNSVLDPILFYFTQPKYRRSTRTLLLKFTSLKSQFSK; encoded by the coding sequence ATGGCGTCCAACCTTTCCAGCTCCGCTCTGCCCTCCTGCACCTACAACGAGGACTTCAAGCGCTATCTCCTCCCAGGCGTCTACAGTCTGGTCTTCATCTTCGGCCTGCCGCTCAACTTCATCATCATTCTGCGCATCTGGAGCTGTCGGCGAGCGCTCACGCGCACTAAGATTTACATGCTGAACCTTGCGGTGGCGGACTTTCTGTACGTCTGCTCGCTCCCGCTCCTCATCTACAACTACGCCAGCAGAGACTACTGGCCTTTTGGCGACCTCACCTGCCGCATGGTGCGCTTTCAGTTCTACAGCAACTTGCACGGCAGCATCTTCTTTCTCACCTGCATCAGTGTCCAGCGTTACCTGGGCATCTGCCACCCGATGACTCCGTGGCCCAAAAGAGGAGGGCGCAGGCTCGCCTGGATCATTTGCGCGTGTGTCTGGGGGTCCGTGGTGGTGCTCTGCGCTCCTACGTTCGAGTTCGCCGCGACGGGCGTCCAGCGCAACCGCACCGTGTGCTACGACCTGAGCGTCCCAGAGCGCTCTCCGGAATATTTCCCGTACGGCATCGCCTTGACCTGTGTGGGCTTCATTTTGCCGTTCCTGGTCATCCTGGTACTCTACTGTAAAATGGCGAAGGTTCTTTGCCGGCCTGGCGAGGCCAGAGGACACTCCCGCGTGGAGAAAAAGACTAAAGCGGTCAGGATGATAATCATCGTCATGTTGGTGTTTGCCATCAGCTTTTTGCCATTCCACATCACCAAAACGCTCTACCTGTTGGTGCGGACGTTTCCCACGGCGTCCTGTGAACTGAGGAACTTGCTGTCGGTGGTTTACAAAAGCACCAGACCCTTTGCCAGTATGAACAGTGTACTGGATCCTATTTTGTTTTACTTCACCCAGCCCAAGTACAGACGCAGTACGCGGACTTTACTGCTCAAGTTCACTTCACTAAAAAGCCAATTTTCAAAATGA